A segment of the Bacillus sp. es.034 genome:
CTACGACGCCTTCAATTGTTGAAAACTCATGCAGTACTCCATCTATTTGAATAGATGTGACAGCAGCACCTGGGAGTGACGATAATAGGATACGACGTAAGGAGTTACCCAAAGTTGTACCATATCCACGCTCAAGTGGTTCTACGACGAACTTTCCATATGTGGCATCATCGCTGATCTCAACCGTTTCAATTTTTGGCTTTTCAATTTCGATCATTAATATTTACCCTCCTTCAAAACGTCGAAACTCCGGGCTAAATAAGATAAAGTCCGAAATTCCCCATGTTTACGTTCCCTATTGTGCACCAACAACTGGTTACTTTTCTGAATGAACGTATCTTGTATCATATCCCATTATAGACAACGATACAAAATTTATACAGAAAATTAAACGCGGCGACGTTTTGGTGGACGGCATCCATTATGAGGAACTGGAGTAACGTCTCTGATTGCAGTAACTTCTAGACCTGCTGCTTGAAGAGCACGGATAGCTGCTTCACGACCAGCACCAGGACCTTTAACTGTTACTTCAAGAGTCTTTAAACCATGTTCCTGAGAAGCTTTAGCTGCTGTTTCAGCTGCCATTTGTGCTGCGAATGGAGTGGATTTACGAGAACCTCTGAATCCTAGTGAACCTGCACTTGACCATGCAACAGCATTTCCGTGAACATCAGTAATAGTTACGATTGTGTTATTGAATGTAGAACGAATGTGTGCAATACCAGCTTCGATATTCTTTTTCACACGACGTTTACGAGTATTAGTTTTACGTGCCATACTAAGAAGTAACCTCCTTTACCTATTATTTTTTCTTGTTAGCTACAGTCTTACGAGGACCTTTACGTGTACGAGCATTGTTCTTCGTATGTTGTCCACGAACAGGTAGTCCACGACGGTGACGAAGACCGCGGTATGAACCGATTTCCATAAGACGTTTGATGTTTAGTGATACTTCACGACGAAGATCACCTTCTACTTTTAATTTATCAACGATATCACGAATCTTTCCTAGTTCGTCGTCAGTAAGATCGCGAACGCGAGTATCCTCAGATACACCAGCTTCAGATAAGATTTTCGCTGCAGTATTTTTACCAATACCGTAGATGTATGTTAATGAAATGACAACACGTTTGTCACGTGGAATGTCTACACCAGCAATACGTGCCATAGTGATAGCGCACCTCCTTTAAGATTAGCCTTGTTTTTGTTTGTGTTTAGGGTTTTCACAGATAACCATGACTTTACCTTTTCTACGAATAACTTTACATTTTTCGCAGATTGGTTTAACAGATGGTCTAACTTTCATCTTATTCTAACCTCCTTAATAGTACGGAGTGCAATAGATTATTTATAACGATAAGTGATTCTACCACGAGTTAAGTCATACGGTGATAATTCCACTGTTACCTTGTCACCAGGTAGGATACGAATGAAATGCATACGGATCTTTCCTGAAACATGTGCCAGTACTGTATGACCATTTTCTAATTCTACCTTAAACATCGCATTGGGCAAAGTCTCGGCGACCTTACCTTCAACTTCAATTACATCATCCTTAGCCATCGAACATGTCTCCCTTCTTCTCATCATTTAATACTTCGTTAACAAACTTTGAAACAGCATAACGCAGTTTACCGTTCGTTACTCTGCCTGATTCTATCATACTGTTTTGAACTTCTGGAGAAACATAGTCACACAAGTGAAGATGAGCGATGTTCTTGCGCTTGGCGCGATCGAACTTTCGTCTATCCCCATCTGCTATCAGTACAAAACGTTCATCCAACTGCTGAATAACGACCGAGTAGCTTCCAGCCTCTCTCCCTTTAAGGGTTTGAACAATCTGGCCTACCCTCGGAACCGTTGATTCTGACTCGATCAATCCAATCA
Coding sequences within it:
- the rpsK gene encoding 30S ribosomal protein S11, giving the protein MARKTNTRKRRVKKNIEAGIAHIRSTFNNTIVTITDVHGNAVAWSSAGSLGFRGSRKSTPFAAQMAAETAAKASQEHGLKTLEVTVKGPGAGREAAIRALQAAGLEVTAIRDVTPVPHNGCRPPKRRRV
- the rpsM gene encoding 30S ribosomal protein S13 — encoded protein: MARIAGVDIPRDKRVVISLTYIYGIGKNTAAKILSEAGVSEDTRVRDLTDDELGKIRDIVDKLKVEGDLRREVSLNIKRLMEIGSYRGLRHRRGLPVRGQHTKNNARTRKGPRKTVANKKK
- the rpmJ gene encoding 50S ribosomal protein L36, whose product is MKVRPSVKPICEKCKVIRRKGKVMVICENPKHKQKQG
- the infA gene encoding translation initiation factor IF-1; translated protein: MAKDDVIEVEGKVAETLPNAMFKVELENGHTVLAHVSGKIRMHFIRILPGDKVTVELSPYDLTRGRITYRYK
- a CDS encoding KOW domain-containing RNA-binding protein; the protein is MIESESTVPRVGQIVQTLKGREAGSYSVVIQQLDERFVLIADGDRRKFDRAKRKNIAHLHLCDYVSPEVQNSMIESGRVTNGKLRYAVSKFVNEVLNDEKKGDMFDG